The Bernardetia sp. sequence TATACAATTCTATAATTATGAGCGACGCAAAAAACACAACCAAAACGCCAACAAAAAAAACGGCTGCTAAAAAAACTACCACCAAATCACGTACTACCAAAACAACAGCTAAAAAGTCTTCTTTTTCCAAAGAAACGTATATGAAGTGGTATGAAGATATGCAACTGATGCGTAAGTTTGAAGAAAAGGCTGGACAGCTTTACGGACAACAAAAAATTAGAGGTTTTTGTCATTTATATATCGGACAAGAAGCCTGTGTAGCTGGTGCTGTTTCAGCTCTAAATAAAGACGACAAATGGATAACAGCTTACAGAGACCACGCACATCCACTAGGCTTGGGAACGTCTCCAAATGCTGTAATGGCAGAGCTTTTTGGCAAGGAGACAGGCTGCTCAAAAGGAAAAGGTGGCTCAATGCACATGTTTGACAAAGAAGTCAATTTTATGGGAGGACATGGCATCGTGGGAGCGCAAGTTCCGATGGGTGCAGGGATTGGTTTTGCAGAAATGTACAACGAAACAGGCAACCTTTGTATTTGCTATATGGGTGATGGTGCTGTCCGTCAAGGAGCAATTCATGAAGCCTTCAATATGGCGATGCTTTGGAAAATTCCTGTAATTTTTGTGATTGAAAATAATGGCTATGCGATGGGAACATCTGTTAGTCGTACTTCAAATGTAATTGATTTATCTACTCTTGGAGAGTCGTATGACATGCCATCAGAAGGAGTAGATGCGATGAGCGTAGAAGCCGTACATGAAGCTGTGGCAAGAGCTGCAGAAAGAGCTAGAAAAGGAGAAGGTCCAACACTTTTAGAGTTTAGAACCTATCGTTACAAAGGACACTCTATGTCTGACCCAGCCAAATATCGTACTCGTGAAGAAGTAAATGAATATCGTAAAAAAGACCCAATAGAGCAGGTAAAAGATACGATTTTAAAGAATAAGTATGCCACAGAAGAAGAATTGAAGGAAATTGATGATAAAATCAAACAGCAAGTAGAAGAATCAGTTAAGTTTGCAGAGGAATCTGATTTTCCAGATGGAAAAGAAGCCTTTGAAGATGTTTATAGACAAGAAGATTATCCTTTTATTATGGACTAATTAGAAAAATTAGATAAGGACAAGAAAATTCTTGTCCTTATCTAAAGTAAAACTGTGATACTAATGCAAAAAATCGTTTGGATAATTGCTTTTTTAGGTATTTCGTTGGGTCAGGAGTGGTGGAATCCTATTTTCATCTTTCAAACCAATAGTGCAAAAAAAGAAGCAACAAAGTTATACAAGGAAAAAAATTACAAAGAAGCTGCTACCGAACTGCTCTACATGAACAATGTTTGGAAGTTAGAAGAACCTACTGTTACCCTTAACCTAGGGCATGCTTATTTTGAGCAGCAAGATACGTCTGCCATTGCTTCTGCCCTTACTTACTACTCGCAAGCAGTGAATAGTGAAAATGATAGAGTGAGAAGTGTAGCTAACCTTCAAGTGGGAGTGTTGAAGGCAAAACGTGCAGGCTCAAAGCAGACAAATCCAAAAGATAGAAAAAAAATCTATGAAGATGCTTTAGAGAATTTTAAAGAATCTTTGCGTGCTGACCAATATAATGAAGAAGCTCGTTTTGATTATGAACTCTTGAAACGTCTTTTGGAAATAGAAATGCAAAAACAAGAGCAAGAACAGCAACAAAAAGACGACCAACAACAAGAAAATCAAGAAGAACAAAGCCAAGACCAACAGAGCGATGATAGCCAAAATCAAGATGGGCAAGACGGACAAGAAAACAAGGAGCAAGACCAAAGTAAAGAAGATGAAAATGCTCAAAAACAAAATCAGCAACAACAAACAGCTGCTGATAAATTGAAAGATATGAACTTGTCAGAAGAAAGTGCTGAAAAGATTTTAGATGCCATGCGCCAAAACGAAGCACAATATCTTCAACAACAACAACGCAAAGGTAAAAAACCTCGTAATACAGGAAAACCAGATTGGTAGAAACCAAATATATTCCATGCAATACAAAGATTATTACAAGATTTTAGGACTTAGCAAAAATGCAAGTGCAGACGAAATCAAAAAAAGATATAGAGAGCTTGCAAAAAAATACCATCCAGACCGAAATCCGAATGATATTTTAGCCGAAAAAAGATTTAAAGACCTCAATGAAGCTCATGATATTTTGAGCGACCCTACCAAAAGAGCGCAATACGACCTTATGGGAAAAAATTGGGGAAGCTATCGCAAATTTGCAGAGCAAGCAAAACAAACTTATCAACAAAAAAAAGAAGAAGGTTTTGAGTTTAAAGACCTCTTTACTGGCGACCGTATGAAAGATGCTTTTAAAAATGTAGTGGATTTTGGAAGAGAAACTATCTTTAAAAATGAACCTACAAAAACAGGAATAAACAAAAAGCCAAAAACAAAAGAAATAAAGACTACAATTTCTTTTGAAGAAGCCTACACAGGAACAACAAGAGTTATTACGGTTGATACAAACCGTATTCGTCTAAAACTCAAAGAAGGAATTGCAGATGGACAAAAACTCAAATTAGGTGCAAAAGGCGAAAAAAATGAAGATATTGTCGTTGTTGTAGAAGTAGAGGAAAGTAAAGATTTTACTAGAGAAAATGACGATTTGCATACCACAGCAATAGTTTCTCTTTACGATGCCATTTTAGGAGGGAAAATATCTGTTCCGACAATGAAAGGCAAAATTTTGTTTCCTATTGCTCCCGAAACTGCCAATGGAAAAGTATTCCGAATCAAAGGAAAAGGAATGCCAGTCTATAACCAAGCTGGAAAATTTGGCGATTTGTATATCAAAATAGAAGTCGAACTTCCAAAAAATCTCTCTGCTAAGGAAAAAGAACTCTTTGAGCAGCTATCGAAACTGTAATTTTTTTTATCTTAAAAAACCCTAAGGGTCTTTAAGTCCCTTAGGGTTTATTATGTTTTATAAAAATGTCAAAAAATTCAAGCCACTCACTTGCTGATTTATTAAGTGATGCACAACGAAAAAAGTTAGGAACAAAAAAAAATACTGCTAATATTCCAACACCTATTTACATTCAAACCTACGAAGAGTTAAAAAAAGCTGCTCAAAAGTGGAATAATTGCTCACAAATCGCCATTGATACAGAATTTGATGATAATAACAATTATTATGGAAGGCATCTCTGTTTGGTGCAGATTTATGATACAGATAAAATTTATCTTGTTGATACAGTTAAATTAGAGGGAAATATTGAGCCTTTGCTTTCTATTTTAGAAAATCCAACCATTGAAAAGTTATTTCATAGCTGTTCTTCTGATTTGATTGTAATAGGCGATGTTTATGATTGCCAAGTAAAAAACATTCAAGATACGGCTCTGATGTATCGTTTTTTACTTAAATCTAGTAACGATATTGGACTTCAAAGTTTGGTAGAAGAAAAACTAAACATTGAGTTAGAAAAACAAGAACAGGTTTCAGACTGGGCAAAACGTCCACTTACAGAATCACAACTGATGTATGCAGCTACTGATGTAATGTATTTACTCGAACTTTTTGGTATTTTGAAAGATGAATTACAAAAGTTAGAACGATGGAACTGGTACGAAGAAGAAAGACAAAAACTAGAAGAAATTGGAGTAGAAAATTTGGATGAGACAGAAGACAAAAACACTATTGCAGCTCTAAAAGCTGTCATTAAATACAAATTTTCAGAGGAAAACAGAGTTCGTTTTATGATGTATTGGAATCTTAGAGACGAGATAGCCAAGAAAGTAAATCGTCCTCATTATAGAATCATTTCAAACAATCGTTTGGCAGAAATTATTGAAAAACCACCCAAAAAATTAGAACAATGGGAAACCTTAAAAGGCTCTTCTCACCACTTTAAAAGACGAGCAGAGAAATTTTTCCAACTTTCAAAAATTGACTTATCAAAACGAAAGCACCCTCTATTCAAAGAAATAGATAAAAAAACAGAGCAAAAAGAAGTCTATTATCAAGAAAAAAAACAGCATCAAAGAACCCTTCATCAAAGAGAAATTATGTTTAATAATCTGCGTGATGCTCTTACAGACTACGATGGCTTAAATATTCAGTCCCTAATTCTTTCCAATAAAAATAAAAATGATGTGCTTTGGAATGGAATAGAAAGTATTACCAATGGATGGAAAATGGATATTTTAGAAGATATTGCTAAGAAAAATGAATGGAATCTTGATATTTTGAAAGGTTCTTTGAAAAACTAATCAAAACTCAATAATTTGAGAAAGTAAATATTCAATAGAAGCCCACGTATTATTTAAAATATAAGGAATTTCAATTTCTTTGAGCCAAGATACTTTTTCTATCCCCTCTTCTGTTTGAGGTTGAGGGGTGCTTTCATCTTCCGTACTCATTTCAAACCAATACGTCTTTTTTATGATTTCTTTTCCCTCATACGTATAGATATGATAAGTGGTAGGAAGCTCCTTAACAACTTCTGCTTTTACGCCACACTCTTCTTCAACTTCTCTGACAGCAGCCTCTGCTTTCGTTTCGTTTTCTTCTAAATGTCCTTTTGGCAAGTCCCATTTTCCATTTCTAAAAATCCAAAGTTGCAATGTATCACGCATAACCAATCCTCCAGCAGCTTCCCTGATTTTGAATTTTTTAGCAAACTCATTGAAGGCTTCTTCTATATTGTCTGTCTGGATATAGGCTCTCGTAAATTCTGTTCTTGTTTTGAGAGAGAGATAAAGTTTGTAGCTATCTTCTAGCTTTTCTGTTTGTAGAATACGTCCTCCTGTAACGTCTGGATATTCGTTTACAAATTCTAAGTAATTATTTTGAATGAAAATACGCATGAAGTTTATGTTTTTTAATGCTTTGATAAAATAGAAAAGCAGAGTTTTTGTCTAGTCTAAAAAATGGAGTTTATTTTAGTGCAAAAGTGCAAAAAATTTAACTCTAAGGCTAACATTTTTCAATATTATATAATTAAAATTCAATTTTATATTTAAAAAAACATATAGTATTAATTTTCAAATTACTCTGTCTTTAATAACGGTTATCTCCACCTGTTTGTTAATAGATTAGCAAACTTCTACTTTTTTGTTATGTATATTTTTTCAAAAGCATTGGATTTTATCAAAAAAAATAAGTAAATTAGTTTAGAGACTTATCTAATCTGTTTTTTTAGAAATTAGAAAAATCAGTGTACTAAAAGATTATCTATTTTATATGAGAAATAATTACTTTTATTGAAATTGAAAAATTATGTCTATACCAGAAAAAGGAGTAGAAATTCCTAGCAACAAAGAAGAAGATGCTGCCCAAGAAAAAGAACAAAAATTAAAAAAAGAAAAGGAACGTGAGCAACAGGAAAAGGCACAAATTTTACAACGTTATCGCCATCTAATGCGTATTGCTCGTCCATATATGCAAGGCAACGATGCTCAAAAAATAAAAAAAGCCTTTCAAATTGCAACAGAAGCACACGGAAATGTACGTAGAAAATCGGGCGAACCTTATATTTTTCATCCTATTGAAGTAGCAAGAATAGTAGTAGAAGAAATGGGACTAGGAACAACTTCTATCATCTGTGCCTTGTTACACGATGTAGTAGAAGATTCGGATATTCCTCTCTCAAGACTAGAAGATGAGTTTGGTAGTCGTGTTGCAAAAATTATTGATGGACTTACAAAAGTCCCTAGCGATATGTTTGGGCAAGAAAAATCGCAGCAAGCAGAAACATTCAGAAAAGTCTTACTTACTATTTCAGAAGATATTCGTGTAGTGCTTATAAAAATTGCTGACCGTCTGCACAATATGCGTACTTTAGAGAGTATGCCAAGTGCAAAACAGCTAAAAATTAAAGCCGAAACACAGTATATTTATGCGCCTTTAGCCCACCGTTTAGGTCTTTATAATATTCGTTCGGAGCTAGACGATTTGTCGTTGAAATATTCTAATCGAAAAGCTTATGATGAAATTGTAGAACATATAAAACGTACAAAAGCCTCTCGTACTCGTTTTATCAATGAATTTAAAAAGCCAATTGAGGAAGAACTGGCTCGCCAAGGCTTCGATTTTGAAGTCAAGAGTAGAATGAAATCTATTTCATCTATCCATAAAAAAATGGTCAAACAACAGATTCCTTTTAGTAAGGTCTATGATTTGTTTGCTATCCGAATTATTCTCAATACTGGAGTTGGTGAAGATGAAAAAGCAGCTTGTTGGCGTACTTATTCTATCGTAACTGATTTTTATCAGCCTAGTCCACAGCGTTTGAGAGACTGGATTAGCGCACCCAAAACGACAGGTTACGAATCGCTACACACGACTGTAATGAGTAAGCGAGGGCAATGGGTAGAAGTGCAAATCAGAACACACCGAATGGATGAGATTGCTGAAAAAGGTTATGCTGCTCATTGGAAATATAAAGGAGGGACTGACAAAAGTGAATCTAGTATTGAAGGTTGGATTGCTAGAGTACGTGAAAGTATTGAAAACAAAGACCTTTCTGCATTAGAATTTATAGATGAGTTTCAAAACAACTTTTTTAGTGATGAAATTTATGTCTTTACGCCAAAAGGTGATTTGAAAGTTTTGCCACAACATTCCACCATCTTAGATTTTGCCTTCGATATTCACTCCGAAATTGGAGAGCGATGTATGGGTGGAAAAGTAAATCATAAGCTCGTCCCCTTAAATTATGAGCTTCAAAATGGCGATCAAATAGAAATTTTAGTTTCTTCCAAAACTAAAGTAAATGAAGACTGGCTCTCTTATGTCCGTACTTCAAAATCAAAGCAATGTATTCGCCAAGCTCTCAAAAAAGACCAAAAGAGTGTCATTGAAGATGGAAAAGATATTGTAAAGCGAAAGCTCAAACAACTCAAACTTGAATTTAATGATGCTACAGTCAATCAGCTTTTAGATTATTTTGGTTATAAATATGCTTCTGATTTTTATTATGCTATTGGAAAAGGAAAAATTGTGCATACACAAATCAAGAAGTTTATAGAAGATGATGAAGCCTACAAAGCCTCAAAAGTAAAACCTAAGAAAGAAAACAAGGAACATAAGAAGAAGAAAAAAGATGATATTCTTCTTATTGGTGGCGACTCAACCATAGAATTTCATTTATCAAA is a genomic window containing:
- a CDS encoding DnaJ C-terminal domain-containing protein — its product is MQYKDYYKILGLSKNASADEIKKRYRELAKKYHPDRNPNDILAEKRFKDLNEAHDILSDPTKRAQYDLMGKNWGSYRKFAEQAKQTYQQKKEEGFEFKDLFTGDRMKDAFKNVVDFGRETIFKNEPTKTGINKKPKTKEIKTTISFEEAYTGTTRVITVDTNRIRLKLKEGIADGQKLKLGAKGEKNEDIVVVVEVEESKDFTRENDDLHTTAIVSLYDAILGGKISVPTMKGKILFPIAPETANGKVFRIKGKGMPVYNQAGKFGDLYIKIEVELPKNLSAKEKELFEQLSKL
- the pdhA gene encoding pyruvate dehydrogenase (acetyl-transferring) E1 component subunit alpha, with translation MKWYEDMQLMRKFEEKAGQLYGQQKIRGFCHLYIGQEACVAGAVSALNKDDKWITAYRDHAHPLGLGTSPNAVMAELFGKETGCSKGKGGSMHMFDKEVNFMGGHGIVGAQVPMGAGIGFAEMYNETGNLCICYMGDGAVRQGAIHEAFNMAMLWKIPVIFVIENNGYAMGTSVSRTSNVIDLSTLGESYDMPSEGVDAMSVEAVHEAVARAAERARKGEGPTLLEFRTYRYKGHSMSDPAKYRTREEVNEYRKKDPIEQVKDTILKNKYATEEELKEIDDKIKQQVEESVKFAEESDFPDGKEAFEDVYRQEDYPFIMD
- a CDS encoding NUDIX hydrolase; this encodes MRIFIQNNYLEFVNEYPDVTGGRILQTEKLEDSYKLYLSLKTRTEFTRAYIQTDNIEEAFNEFAKKFKIREAAGGLVMRDTLQLWIFRNGKWDLPKGHLEENETKAEAAVREVEEECGVKAEVVKELPTTYHIYTYEGKEIIKKTYWFEMSTEDESTPQPQTEEGIEKVSWLKEIEIPYILNNTWASIEYLLSQIIEF
- a CDS encoding ribonuclease D: MSKNSSHSLADLLSDAQRKKLGTKKNTANIPTPIYIQTYEELKKAAQKWNNCSQIAIDTEFDDNNNYYGRHLCLVQIYDTDKIYLVDTVKLEGNIEPLLSILENPTIEKLFHSCSSDLIVIGDVYDCQVKNIQDTALMYRFLLKSSNDIGLQSLVEEKLNIELEKQEQVSDWAKRPLTESQLMYAATDVMYLLELFGILKDELQKLERWNWYEEERQKLEEIGVENLDETEDKNTIAALKAVIKYKFSEENRVRFMMYWNLRDEIAKKVNRPHYRIISNNRLAEIIEKPPKKLEQWETLKGSSHHFKRRAEKFFQLSKIDLSKRKHPLFKEIDKKTEQKEVYYQEKKQHQRTLHQREIMFNNLRDALTDYDGLNIQSLILSNKNKNDVLWNGIESITNGWKMDILEDIAKKNEWNLDILKGSLKN
- a CDS encoding RelA/SpoT family protein, translating into MSIPEKGVEIPSNKEEDAAQEKEQKLKKEKEREQQEKAQILQRYRHLMRIARPYMQGNDAQKIKKAFQIATEAHGNVRRKSGEPYIFHPIEVARIVVEEMGLGTTSIICALLHDVVEDSDIPLSRLEDEFGSRVAKIIDGLTKVPSDMFGQEKSQQAETFRKVLLTISEDIRVVLIKIADRLHNMRTLESMPSAKQLKIKAETQYIYAPLAHRLGLYNIRSELDDLSLKYSNRKAYDEIVEHIKRTKASRTRFINEFKKPIEEELARQGFDFEVKSRMKSISSIHKKMVKQQIPFSKVYDLFAIRIILNTGVGEDEKAACWRTYSIVTDFYQPSPQRLRDWISAPKTTGYESLHTTVMSKRGQWVEVQIRTHRMDEIAEKGYAAHWKYKGGTDKSESSIEGWIARVRESIENKDLSALEFIDEFQNNFFSDEIYVFTPKGDLKVLPQHSTILDFAFDIHSEIGERCMGGKVNHKLVPLNYELQNGDQIEILVSSKTKVNEDWLSYVRTSKSKQCIRQALKKDQKSVIEDGKDIVKRKLKQLKLEFNDATVNQLLDYFGYKYASDFYYAIGKGKIVHTQIKKFIEDDEAYKASKVKPKKENKEHKKKKKDDILLIGGDSTIEFHLSKCCHPIPGDDIFGLTTSGRGIRIHRTDCPNAVAIMASYGDRIISVNWASQKSQTFEVLLTIIGADRMGLVNDVTRIISNQNKVNICGISFNISQETVFEGEVRLRVVNTDQVQKLIDELKELDGVVQVMRQDEEIED